One Candidatus Dormiibacterota bacterium genomic window, GGATCACCACCGGCCGCGGCTCCAGCGCGGCGACGGCGGCGAGGCCCCGCACCGCGGCGTGCACCGCGTTCACCCCGAGCCAGGGCCGGGCGGAGTGGGCGCTGCGTCCCTCGAAGCGGACCTCGGCGGTGAGGTTGCCGAGGCAGCCCACCTGCAGGGTGTTGTCGGTGGGCTCCATGACCACCGCGAGCTCGGTCTCGCCGAGCACCGGCAGCCGCGCCAGCAGCGGGCGCAGCGCGCTCTGGGCGGAGGGCAGCTCCTCCCGGCCGAAGAGCAGGAACCCGAGGTCGACGGCCCGCTCCGGGCGGGTGCGGTCGGCCCAGAGGGCGAGCTCGATGATCACCGCGCAGGCGCCCTTCATGTCCGAGGTGCCGAGGCCGACGACGGCGCCGTCCTCGTGACGCCCGGGGCGGTTGCCCTGGGCCGGGACGGTGTCGAGGTGGCCGGCGAGCACCACCAGCGGGCGCCCGCTGCGCGGCGGCACCAGCAGCAGCCCGTCGCCGTCGGCGTGCACCTCGCCCTCGACCCCGCCGAGGACGGCGGCGACGTGCTCGAGGATGCGCGCCTCGTCGCCGCTCTCGGAGGCGATGTCGACCAGCTCCAGGGTGCGCTCGGCGAGCCGCCGGTCGAGACCGTCCATGCCGGGATTGTGCCAGTCAGACGGCCTGGAGCCGGGCCACCGCCCAGCTCGCCGCCTCGCGCACCACCGGGTCGGGGTCGGCGTCCGCCGCCCGCCGCAGCGGCGCCAGCGCCCCGGGATCGCCGGCGTTGCCGAGGGCGATGGCGGCGTTGCGGGCCAGCCCGGCACGCCCGGTGCGCCAGACCGCGGTGCGGCGGAAGCGCCGCCGGAACTCCTCGTCGTCGAGCTCGAGGCACTCGACGAGATCGGGGTGCGGCACCGGGCCGGTCGCGGTCGAGGGCGCGCCCGCCTCCAGCCCGGCCGGGGCCAGGCGCGCGTTCACCGGGCAGGCCTCCTGGCAGAGGTCGCAGCCGAACGCCCAGGTGCCGATCAGCGGCCGCAGCTCGACCGGGATCGACCCACGGTGCTCGATGGTCAGGTAGCTGATGCAGCGCCGGGAGTCGATCACCCCGGGGGCGGTGATCGCCCCGGTGGGGCAGGCGGGCAGGCAGGCGCCGCAGTGCCCGCATCCCCGCCGCGACCGCGGGGTGGGCGGCAGCGGCAGCGAGAGCAGCACCTCGGCGAGGAGGACGTACGACCCCGCCTCGCGGGTGATGAGGCACGCGTTCTTGCCCGCGAAGCCGATCCCGGCGCGCTCGGCGACGGCCCGGTCGATGGCCCAGCCATGGTCGACGAAACGGTGGGCGCGCAGCTCGCCGGCGCGCTCGCGCAGCCAGGCGACGAGGCCGTCGCAGGCGGTGGCGAGATGGTCGTGGTAGTCGACCGCGCCGCCCCCGGGGCCGGTCAGGCAGGCGTAGGCGGCGACCCGGCCGCGGGGACGTCCCGGCGCCGCCGGTGCGGGTGGCGGCGGGGCGGCGGGGGGGTAGGGCCAGGCGAGGGCGAGCAGCGACCGTGCCCAGGGATGGCGGCGGCCGAGGTCGGTGGAGGCCTCGACCCGCTCCGGCGAGTACCAGGTCATCCCCGCCATCCGTCCCTCGTCGATGGCCCGCAGGGCGCGGGCGCGGATCCGGCGGAAGGGGCGCACCGAGGCGATCCCGGCGCTGCTGAAGCCCCGTGCCCGCGCCTCGTCGAGGAGCTGGTCACGGAGCGCGTCGCGGTCCATGCGGGGATTGTGCTCGCTCGCCCCTTTCCACAGCCCCGGCCGCCCAATGTGGAAAACGGGGATGGAGATGTGGAAAACATGTGGTTAAAGTCGTGGATGGGTGATTGACAGACCGGTCGGAAGGCACCATCCTGGGCCCCGGCGCGCGTCAACATGTGTCAACCCCGTGCGCCGCGGAGCCGACCGCCGGTATTGGGGAGAGCAGCGTGGTGGACCGTGTTCGGCCGAGCGGGCGCGACGTCTCCTTCTCGTCGTCGCGCCCCGGGTCCGGCTCCACCCGTCCCCCGGTCATCCACGGCACCCTGGTGCTCCCCGCCGGCGCCCGAGCTGCGCCGGCACCGTGCCCGGAGCCGGGCCCGCGACCCGCGGCACGGTAGATCAGGTCGCCGGCCCTGCGAGCGGGCCGGCGGCCCCCCGGGGCGGGTGGACACGAGTGGACGGCGTACCATCCCTGGCGTGGCAGAGCAGCAGGAGGCGCCGCGCGCGCGGCGCGTCGTCATCGGCAGCGACATGCGCCACCCGGTGTCGGAGGAGCTGGCCCTCCACCTCGAGGAGCGCGGTCTGCGGGTGGTGCGCTGCGGCGCCGTCGGCGCGCCCGACACCCCCTGGCCGGAGGTCGCCGAGCAGGTCGGGCGGCTGGTCGCCCAGGGTGCGGTCGACACCGGGATCGTCTGCTGCTGGACGGGCACGGGGGTGAGCATCGCCGCCAACAAGGTCCCCGGGGTGCGGGCGGCGCTGTGCGGCGACGCGCAGACCGCGCGCGG contains:
- the dapE gene encoding succinyl-diaminopimelate desuccinylase, which gives rise to MDGLDRRLAERTLELVDIASESGDEARILEHVAAVLGGVEGEVHADGDGLLLVPPRSGRPLVVLAGHLDTVPAQGNRPGRHEDGAVVGLGTSDMKGACAVIIELALWADRTRPERAVDLGFLLFGREELPSAQSALRPLLARLPVLGETELAVVMEPTDNTLQVGCLGNLTAEVRFEGRSAHSARPWLGVNAVHAAVRGLAAVAALEPRPVVIQGLEYREVLSVVRISAGIADNVIPDLATCRINFRYAPDRTPAEAEARIRELVTDGELRVLSNSGPAPVVADHELCTRLRDAGDLAVQPKQAWTPVAEFAEQGIAAVNYGPGSTAHAHRADERVEVASLVRAFDTLRRFAFEDR
- the queG gene encoding tRNA epoxyqueuosine(34) reductase QueG, with amino-acid sequence MDRDALRDQLLDEARARGFSSAGIASVRPFRRIRARALRAIDEGRMAGMTWYSPERVEASTDLGRRHPWARSLLALAWPYPPAAPPPPAPAAPGRPRGRVAAYACLTGPGGGAVDYHDHLATACDGLVAWLRERAGELRAHRFVDHGWAIDRAVAERAGIGFAGKNACLITREAGSYVLLAEVLLSLPLPPTPRSRRGCGHCGACLPACPTGAITAPGVIDSRRCISYLTIEHRGSIPVELRPLIGTWAFGCDLCQEACPVNARLAPAGLEAGAPSTATGPVPHPDLVECLELDDEEFRRRFRRTAVWRTGRAGLARNAAIALGNAGDPGALAPLRRAADADPDPVVREAASWAVARLQAV
- a CDS encoding RpiB/LacA/LacB family sugar-phosphate isomerase gives rise to the protein MAEQQEAPRARRVVIGSDMRHPVSEELALHLEERGLRVVRCGAVGAPDTPWPEVAEQVGRLVAQGAVDTGIVCCWTGTGVSIAANKVPGVRAALCGDAQTARGARRWNDANVLALSLRATSVAVAEEIVDAWFEPTNPDPDEAANIRAVGEIERRYRERGAPSGSMHADR